The Skermanella pratensis genome has a window encoding:
- a CDS encoding ABC transporter permease — protein MTAWRRFLRFPAAVSSLVLLVLLAGASLAAPLVEAALGVDANAVSLFDRFAPPSPRNWLGTDELGRDVLVRLLYGGRVSLFVGLAAAVASAVVGTVVGLLAGFFGGRIDGFLMRVTDGVIALPLLPLLIVLAAVDLGKLGVPAGLAQSDQVSLYRIIVIVSLAGWTTVARLVRGAALSVRQREYVRAAIALGAGNLRLMLVHVLPNVASPIVVATTLSVGNIILLESVLSFLGLGIQPPLPSWGNMLTNAQELIWSAPMLAIYPGLLIFVTVIAFNFVGDGLQDALDPRADASRR, from the coding sequence GTGACGGCGTGGCGGCGCTTCCTGCGGTTTCCGGCGGCGGTGTCGAGCCTGGTGCTCCTGGTGCTCCTGGCGGGCGCCTCCCTGGCGGCGCCGCTGGTCGAGGCGGCGCTCGGCGTCGATGCCAACGCGGTCAGCCTGTTCGACCGCTTCGCCCCGCCCTCCCCGCGGAACTGGCTGGGCACGGACGAGCTGGGGCGCGACGTGCTGGTCAGGCTGCTGTATGGTGGCCGGGTGTCGCTGTTCGTCGGACTTGCCGCCGCGGTGGCGTCCGCCGTGGTCGGGACGGTGGTCGGGCTGCTCGCCGGCTTCTTCGGGGGAAGGATCGACGGTTTCCTGATGCGGGTGACCGACGGGGTGATCGCCTTGCCGCTGCTGCCCCTGCTGATCGTGCTGGCCGCCGTGGACCTGGGCAAGCTGGGCGTCCCGGCAGGGCTGGCGCAATCCGATCAGGTCAGCCTCTACCGGATCATCGTGATCGTGTCCCTGGCCGGCTGGACGACGGTCGCGCGGCTCGTCCGCGGCGCGGCGCTGAGCGTCCGGCAGCGCGAGTACGTCCGGGCCGCCATCGCGCTGGGGGCCGGAAACCTGCGGCTGATGCTGGTCCATGTCCTGCCCAACGTCGCTTCGCCCATCGTGGTCGCCACGACGCTGTCGGTCGGCAACATCATCCTGCTGGAATCGGTGCTGAGCTTTCTCGGCCTGGGCATCCAGCCGCCGCTGCCGAGCTGGGGCAACATGCTGACCAACGCGCAGGAGCTGATCTGGTCCGCGCCGATGCTGGCGATTTATCCGGGGCTGCTGATCTTCGTGACCGTGATCGCCTTCAATTTCGTCGGCGACGGGCTGCAGGACGCGCTGGACCCGCGGGCGGACGCCTCCCGGCGTTAA
- a CDS encoding BCCT family transporter: MGQKTINPPVFWGASLIIVALLAVGIIYPNESEEMFASVQSSIIEGFGWLYILSVAAFVFICVFLALGRSGNLKLGPDDSEPDFSYPSWIAMLFAAGMGIGLMFFAVAEPIQHYATPPEAEPLTIEAAREAMVITFVHWGVHAWAIYAIVGLSLAYFSFRYNLPLTIRSGLYPLFKNRINGPIGDAVDIFAICGTLFGIATSLGFGVLQINAGLNYLLDWPVGLSVQIPLIAVITALATVSVVTGLDVGIRRLSELNLICAILLMVFVLAVGPTTFLLKAFVQNIGTYLDHFFIRTFTLYAYEPKGWLSSWTLFYWAWWIAWSPFVGMFIARISRGRTVRQFIGGVLFIPTGFSFLWMTVFGNTAISLDMGVAAGAITQAVSADVSVALFQFFTYLPLPSVTSTLAVLLVAIFFVTSSDSGSMVIDTIAAGGAENTPLWQRVYWCALEGIAAALLLLAGGLTALQTMTLISALPFTFIMIMLAAGLIRGMQADLARGNTAPAAVPAAELSWRQRLELSLHTPHRDDVARFLTGTVSPALEMVAQEMRGRGLSVMVGAYGEDGIALTVPAIEVRSFVYGVRPIRQLLPAYTAAQAASTEERRPHSWAARTFFSDGSRGYDVMGFTRDQIISDVVGQYERYQALTQSKATALYITSPDPA, from the coding sequence ATGGGGCAGAAGACGATCAATCCCCCTGTCTTCTGGGGAGCGAGCCTCATTATTGTGGCCCTGCTCGCAGTCGGCATCATCTATCCGAACGAATCTGAGGAAATGTTCGCTTCCGTCCAATCCTCGATCATCGAAGGATTCGGTTGGCTTTATATATTATCCGTCGCGGCCTTCGTCTTCATCTGCGTATTCCTGGCCTTGGGCCGGTCAGGCAACCTGAAGCTCGGACCCGACGACTCCGAGCCGGATTTCAGCTATCCGTCCTGGATCGCCATGCTGTTCGCGGCGGGCATGGGCATCGGGCTGATGTTCTTCGCCGTGGCGGAGCCGATCCAGCACTATGCCACGCCGCCCGAAGCCGAACCGCTGACGATAGAGGCGGCGCGCGAGGCGATGGTGATCACCTTCGTCCACTGGGGCGTCCATGCCTGGGCGATCTACGCCATCGTCGGGCTGTCGCTGGCCTATTTCAGCTTCCGCTACAATCTGCCGCTGACGATCCGCTCCGGCCTCTACCCACTGTTCAAGAACCGGATCAACGGGCCGATCGGCGACGCGGTGGACATCTTCGCGATCTGCGGGACTCTGTTCGGCATCGCGACGTCGCTGGGTTTCGGCGTGCTCCAGATAAATGCCGGTCTGAACTATCTGCTGGACTGGCCGGTCGGGCTGTCGGTCCAGATCCCGCTGATCGCCGTGATCACCGCCCTGGCGACGGTGTCGGTCGTGACGGGGCTGGACGTCGGCATCCGCCGGCTGTCGGAGCTGAACCTGATCTGCGCCATCCTGCTGATGGTGTTCGTGCTGGCGGTCGGTCCGACGACCTTCCTGCTGAAGGCCTTCGTCCAGAACATCGGCACGTATCTGGACCATTTCTTCATCAGGACCTTCACCCTTTACGCCTACGAGCCGAAGGGCTGGCTGAGTTCCTGGACGCTGTTCTACTGGGCCTGGTGGATCGCCTGGTCGCCCTTCGTAGGCATGTTCATCGCCCGGATCTCGCGCGGGCGGACGGTGCGCCAGTTCATCGGCGGCGTGCTGTTCATCCCGACGGGCTTCTCGTTCCTGTGGATGACGGTGTTCGGCAATACCGCCATCTCGCTCGACATGGGCGTGGCGGCCGGGGCGATCACCCAGGCCGTCTCGGCGGACGTGTCGGTGGCGCTGTTCCAGTTCTTCACCTACCTGCCGCTGCCGTCCGTTACCTCCACCCTGGCGGTGCTGCTGGTGGCGATCTTCTTCGTCACCTCGTCGGACAGCGGATCCATGGTGATCGACACCATCGCGGCCGGCGGCGCCGAGAACACGCCGTTGTGGCAGCGGGTCTATTGGTGCGCCCTGGAGGGCATCGCGGCGGCATTGCTGCTGCTCGCCGGCGGACTGACGGCGCTCCAGACCATGACGCTGATCAGCGCCCTGCCCTTCACCTTCATCATGATCATGCTCGCCGCCGGCCTCATCCGGGGAATGCAGGCGGACCTCGCCCGCGGCAATACGGCCCCCGCCGCCGTGCCGGCGGCCGAGCTGTCGTGGCGCCAGCGGCTGGAACTGAGCCTGCATACGCCCCATCGCGACGACGTCGCCCGGTTCCTGACCGGGACCGTATCGCCGGCGCTGGAGATGGTCGCCCAGGAGATGCGGGGACGCGGCCTGTCCGTGATGGTCGGCGCCTACGGCGAGGACGGCATCGCGCTGACCGTCCCGGCGATAGAGGTCAGGAGCTTCGTCTATGGCGTACGGCCCATACGCCAGCTCCTGCCGGCCTATACGGCGGCGCAGGCGGCCTCGACCGAGGAGCGGCGTCCGCACAGCTGGGCGGCGCGGACCTTCTTCTCGGACGGAAGCCGGGGGTACGACGTGATGGGCTTCACCCGCGACCAGATCATCAGCGATGTGGTTGGGCAGTACGAACGCTACCAGGCGCTGACCCAATCGAAGGCGACCGCGCTCTACATCACGTCGCCCGATCCGGCATAG
- the queC gene encoding 7-cyano-7-deazaguanine synthase QueC, whose translation MTEEKALVLFSGGQDSATCLAWALDRFAHVETIGFDYGQRHRVELECRIRFRDKLAARMPDWSARLGDDHMLDLSVLGAVSDTALTGEAEIRYQENCLPSTFVPGRNLLFFTFASAVAYRRGIRHLVGGMCETDYSGYPDCRDDTLKSLQVTLNLGMDQRFVVHTPLMWIDKAATWEMADRLGGRALVDLTVEDTHTCYLGDRATRHDWGYGCGTCPACELRSAGWSRYQASLRG comes from the coding sequence ATGACGGAAGAAAAGGCGCTGGTACTGTTCTCCGGCGGGCAGGATTCCGCGACCTGTCTCGCCTGGGCCCTGGACCGCTTCGCCCATGTGGAAACCATCGGGTTCGACTACGGCCAGCGCCACCGGGTCGAGCTCGAGTGCAGGATCCGCTTCCGCGACAAGCTCGCCGCCCGGATGCCGGACTGGAGCGCCCGCCTGGGCGACGACCACATGCTGGACCTGTCCGTCCTGGGCGCCGTCAGCGACACCGCGCTGACCGGCGAGGCGGAAATCCGCTACCAGGAGAACTGCCTGCCCAGCACCTTCGTCCCCGGCCGCAACCTGCTGTTCTTCACCTTCGCGTCTGCGGTGGCCTACCGCCGCGGCATCAGGCACCTCGTCGGCGGCATGTGCGAGACGGATTACTCCGGCTACCCGGACTGCCGCGACGACACGCTCAAGTCGCTCCAGGTCACACTGAACCTCGGCATGGACCAACGGTTCGTCGTCCACACGCCCCTGATGTGGATCGACAAGGCGGCCACATGGGAGATGGCCGACCGTCTCGGCGGCCGGGCGCTGGTGGACCTGACCGTCGAGGACACCCACACCTGCTACCTGGGCGACCGTGCCACCCGGCACGATTGGGGTTATGGCTGCGGCACCTGCCCGGCCTGCGAGCTGCGCTCCGCGGGATGGAGCCGCTACCAAGCCTCCCTCCGGGGATGA
- the queE gene encoding 7-carboxy-7-deazaguanine synthase, with amino-acid sequence MAYAVKELFKTLQGEGAHAGRAAVFCRFAGCNLWSGRERDRETATCRFCDTDFVGTDGEGGGRFGSAAELAGAIARTWGPGAPHRYVVFTGGEPLLQLDGALIEAVHAEGFEIAIETNGTLEPPPGVDWICVSPKAGADWVLRWGHELKLVFPQPRFDPAELEDLPFRHFWLQPMDGADRVANTALAVAYCRDHPRWRLSLQTHKLIGIP; translated from the coding sequence ATGGCTTACGCCGTCAAGGAACTGTTCAAGACGTTGCAGGGCGAGGGAGCCCATGCCGGCCGGGCCGCCGTGTTCTGCCGCTTCGCCGGCTGCAATCTGTGGTCCGGGCGCGAGCGAGACCGGGAGACCGCGACCTGCCGGTTCTGCGACACGGACTTCGTCGGCACCGACGGCGAGGGTGGCGGGCGCTTCGGCAGCGCCGCCGAGTTGGCCGGTGCCATCGCGCGCACCTGGGGACCCGGGGCGCCGCACCGCTACGTCGTCTTCACCGGCGGCGAACCGCTGCTCCAGCTCGACGGCGCGCTGATCGAGGCCGTCCATGCCGAGGGGTTCGAGATCGCGATCGAGACCAACGGCACCCTGGAACCGCCGCCCGGCGTCGACTGGATCTGCGTCAGCCCCAAGGCCGGCGCCGACTGGGTGCTCCGATGGGGCCACGAACTGAAGCTGGTCTTCCCCCAGCCCCGGTTCGATCCCGCCGAATTGGAAGACCTGCCGTTCCGCCACTTCTGGCTCCAGCCGATGGACGGCGCCGACCGCGTCGCCAACACCGCCCTTGCGGTCGCCTATTGCCGGGACCATCCGCGCTGGCGCCTCAGCCTCCAGACCCATAAGCTGATCGGCATCCCGTGA
- the iolG gene encoding inositol 2-dehydrogenase yields the protein MVSFAVLGCGRIGRMHARNIHSHPRAELVGVYDVAAEAAEGVSAELGARVLGSVDQALNDPAIDAVFIASTTDTHVDLITRSAKAGKAVLCEKPIDLDISRVEACWQEIGKLDPLVMIGFNRRFDPSFKALRDRIQAGELGKVEQVVITSRDPAPPPVQYIRGSGGLFRDMTIHDFDMARYLVGDIVELQAMGAALVDPMIAEEGDIDSAMIVLRAASGALVHINNSRRCAYGYDQRIEAFGGKGMLQAHNRRPTTVEAWGAGGTQARDPVLNFFIERYFEAYMAEIDHFIDCVETGTKPLAGFAEGREALRLADAGLESLRTGGVVRLDR from the coding sequence ATGGTCAGTTTCGCAGTGCTCGGCTGCGGCCGCATCGGTCGGATGCATGCCCGCAACATCCACTCCCATCCGCGCGCCGAACTGGTCGGCGTCTACGACGTGGCGGCAGAGGCCGCCGAAGGAGTTTCCGCGGAACTGGGCGCCCGGGTGCTGGGGTCCGTGGACCAGGCGCTGAACGATCCCGCGATCGACGCAGTCTTCATCGCGTCCACGACCGACACCCACGTGGACCTGATCACCCGATCCGCGAAGGCCGGCAAGGCGGTGCTGTGCGAGAAGCCAATCGACCTGGACATCTCTCGGGTCGAAGCCTGCTGGCAGGAGATCGGCAAGCTGGACCCGCTGGTCATGATCGGCTTCAACCGCCGGTTCGACCCCTCCTTCAAGGCGCTGCGCGACCGCATCCAGGCGGGCGAACTGGGCAAGGTGGAACAGGTCGTCATCACCAGCCGCGACCCCGCCCCGCCGCCGGTCCAGTATATCAGGGGATCGGGCGGGCTGTTCCGGGACATGACGATCCACGATTTCGACATGGCCCGCTACCTGGTCGGCGACATCGTCGAACTCCAGGCGATGGGCGCCGCCCTGGTCGATCCCATGATCGCCGAAGAGGGCGACATCGACAGCGCGATGATCGTCCTGCGGGCCGCGTCCGGCGCGCTGGTCCACATCAACAACAGCCGGCGTTGCGCCTATGGCTATGACCAGCGGATCGAGGCCTTCGGCGGGAAGGGCATGCTTCAGGCCCACAACCGCCGGCCGACCACGGTGGAAGCCTGGGGAGCCGGGGGGACGCAGGCCCGCGACCCCGTGCTGAACTTCTTCATCGAGCGTTATTTCGAAGCCTACATGGCGGAGATCGACCATTTCATCGATTGCGTCGAGACGGGAACGAAACCGCTGGCCGGGTTCGCCGAAGGCCGGGAGGCGCTTCGCCTCGCCGACGCCGGGCTGGAGTCGCTGCGCACGGGCGGGGTCGTCCGCCTGGACAGGTAA